One genomic window of Priestia filamentosa includes the following:
- a CDS encoding 3-hydroxybutyryl-CoA dehydrogenase yields the protein MENRKAMVIGAGQMGAGIAQVLASASYNVVLYDLDTQALQRGINKIETSLKKAVQKEKIKEDEMNETLARIQDTTSLSNGDDADIVIEAIVENLEVKKEVFKKLDQIVKKEAILASNTSALSITELGAVTKRPEKVIGMHFMNPVPVMKLVEVIRGLSTSEETYQEIKRITESLGKVPVLVEDFPGFVSNRILMPMINEAIYTLYEGIASKEAIDEVMKLGMNHPMGPLQLADFIGLDTCLFIMEVLHEGFGDDKYRPCPLLKQYVKGGYLGYKVKRGFYEYE from the coding sequence ATGGAAAACCGAAAGGCAATGGTGATTGGCGCAGGACAGATGGGAGCAGGGATTGCTCAAGTTCTCGCTTCAGCTTCTTATAATGTGGTTCTTTATGATCTTGACACACAAGCATTGCAAAGAGGGATAAACAAAATTGAAACATCTCTTAAAAAAGCAGTTCAGAAGGAAAAGATAAAAGAAGATGAGATGAATGAAACGCTAGCAAGAATTCAGGACACAACAAGTCTTAGTAATGGTGATGATGCTGATATTGTAATTGAAGCAATCGTTGAAAATTTAGAGGTAAAGAAAGAAGTTTTTAAAAAGCTTGATCAAATAGTAAAAAAAGAAGCTATATTAGCTTCTAATACATCTGCTCTTTCAATTACAGAACTTGGGGCTGTAACAAAAAGGCCTGAGAAAGTCATTGGAATGCATTTTATGAATCCTGTTCCTGTTATGAAGCTTGTTGAAGTAATTCGTGGACTCTCCACATCTGAGGAAACATATCAAGAGATTAAAAGGATAACAGAGTCTCTAGGAAAGGTTCCTGTGCTAGTAGAGGACTTTCCTGGTTTTGTATCTAACCGTATTTTAATGCCAATGATCAATGAGGCAATATACACTTTATACGAGGGAATAGCTTCAAAAGAAGCAATTGATGAAGTGATGAAACTTGGAATGAACCATCCAATGGGCCCTTTACAGCTTGCTGATTTTATTGGGCTTGACACATGCTTGTTCATTATGGAGGTACTGCATGAAGGGTTTGGTGATGATAAATATCGGCCTTGTCCACTTCTAAAGCAATACGTGAAAGGGGGATACCTTGGTTATAAAGTAAAGCGTGGTTTTTACGAGTATGAATGA
- a CDS encoding acyl-CoA dehydrogenase family protein: MLAFTRKHTKIQQQVEKFAREEVTSFVEKMEEGVFPRPLVEKMGKQGFMGIPFSKRYGGLGLDFISYIIAIHEISKKSAALGVILSVHTSVCTNPILTFGTEKQRERYVKRLASGDILGAFALTETGAGSDAGSLKTKAEKDGDVYILNGAKQFITNGGEADIYLVFARTDKGITAFIVDKETVGLKVGKDEKKMGLHGSRTTPLYFENMKVHKEHRLGDEGEGFKIAMSNLNIGRIGIAAQALGIAEASLEEALFFIKRDKKSLLPLANMATRIEGAKLLTYQAAFLKQKGKPCRKEASMAKLFAAKTAVYVTSGVLDCLAEYRGIPNHHAERFFRDAKVCEIYEGTSEIQKIVISRSL; the protein is encoded by the coding sequence ATGCTCGCTTTTACAAGAAAGCATACCAAGATACAACAACAGGTGGAAAAGTTTGCAAGGGAAGAAGTTACTTCTTTTGTAGAGAAGATGGAGGAAGGTGTTTTTCCAAGACCTCTTGTTGAAAAAATGGGTAAGCAAGGGTTTATGGGAATCCCCTTCAGCAAAAGGTATGGGGGTCTTGGGCTGGATTTTATTTCTTATATTATAGCAATTCATGAGATTTCTAAAAAAAGCGCAGCACTAGGGGTTATTTTATCTGTTCATACATCTGTTTGTACAAATCCTATTTTAACATTCGGCACAGAAAAGCAGCGGGAACGATATGTTAAGAGATTAGCAAGTGGCGATATTTTAGGTGCTTTTGCCTTAACAGAAACAGGAGCAGGATCAGATGCAGGGAGCTTAAAAACAAAAGCAGAGAAGGATGGAGATGTGTATATCCTAAACGGGGCAAAACAGTTCATTACAAATGGGGGAGAAGCAGACATTTACCTTGTTTTTGCGCGTACAGATAAAGGCATTACAGCTTTTATTGTAGATAAAGAAACGGTAGGTTTGAAGGTCGGAAAAGATGAAAAAAAGATGGGGCTGCATGGTTCACGTACAACACCTCTCTACTTTGAAAATATGAAAGTTCATAAAGAACACCGCTTAGGGGATGAAGGTGAGGGATTTAAAATTGCAATGAGTAATTTGAATATCGGAAGAATTGGAATTGCGGCCCAAGCTTTAGGAATTGCGGAGGCTTCCCTAGAAGAGGCACTCTTTTTTATAAAAAGGGACAAAAAAAGTTTGCTCCCTTTAGCAAACATGGCTACCCGTATTGAAGGTGCAAAGCTTTTAACATATCAAGCTGCATTCTTAAAGCAAAAAGGAAAACCATGTAGGAAAGAGGCTTCAATGGCCAAGCTCTTTGCTGCTAAGACAGCAGTTTATGTTACAAGCGGTGTGCTTGATTGTTTAGCAGAATATAGAGGAATTCCAAATCATCATGCTGAGCGTTTTTTCAGAGATGCAAAGGTTTGTGAGATTTATGAAGGAACAAGTGAGATTCAAAAGATAGTAATCAGTCGCAGTCTCTAA
- a CDS encoding acyl-CoA dehydrogenase: MNFELSSEHEMIRKTVRDFADKEVGPTAEERDEQERFDRTIFEKMAEIGLTGIPWPEEYGGIGGDYVMYCIAVEELSRVCASTGVMLSAHTSLACWPLYTFGNEEQKRKYLTPLAEGKFLGAYALTESQSGSDAGGMKTTARKEGNEYILNGSKIFITNGGEADIYIVFAKTSSDGKGETSAFIIEKDMKGFSIGKKERKLGIRASPTTEIIFEDCRVSKDHLLGEEGEGFKIAMMTLDGGRNGIAAQALGIAQGALDAAVAYAKERHQFKKPIIAQQGIAFKLADMATSVEASRLLTYQAAWLESQGEPYAKASAMSKLLSGDTAMKVTTEAVQVFGGYGYTKDYPVERFMRDAKITQIYEGTQEIQRLVISRYL; encoded by the coding sequence ATGAATTTTGAGCTATCATCAGAACATGAAATGATTAGGAAGACAGTACGTGACTTTGCGGATAAGGAAGTAGGTCCAACAGCGGAAGAACGAGACGAGCAGGAACGTTTTGATCGAACGATCTTTGAAAAAATGGCTGAAATAGGTTTGACAGGGATTCCTTGGCCTGAAGAGTACGGAGGTATTGGTGGTGATTATGTAATGTACTGTATTGCTGTTGAAGAGCTTTCGCGTGTATGTGCTTCAACAGGCGTTATGCTCTCAGCTCATACTTCGCTAGCATGTTGGCCTCTTTATACCTTTGGAAATGAGGAACAGAAGAGAAAGTATTTAACCCCTCTTGCGGAAGGGAAATTTCTAGGCGCATATGCTTTAACAGAATCACAGTCAGGATCAGATGCTGGAGGGATGAAAACAACTGCCCGAAAAGAAGGAAATGAATATATTCTAAATGGTTCAAAGATTTTCATTACAAATGGAGGAGAAGCGGACATCTATATTGTTTTTGCAAAAACAAGTAGTGACGGAAAAGGCGAAACAAGCGCTTTTATTATTGAAAAAGATATGAAAGGCTTCTCAATTGGAAAGAAGGAAAGGAAGCTCGGTATTCGCGCTTCTCCAACAACAGAGATTATTTTTGAAGATTGTCGAGTAAGTAAAGACCATCTTCTTGGAGAAGAAGGAGAAGGCTTCAAGATTGCGATGATGACTTTAGATGGAGGCCGAAACGGGATTGCGGCTCAAGCTCTTGGGATTGCTCAAGGAGCCCTTGATGCCGCCGTTGCCTATGCCAAAGAGCGTCATCAGTTCAAAAAACCAATTATTGCTCAACAAGGGATTGCTTTTAAGCTGGCAGATATGGCCACAAGCGTTGAGGCATCAAGACTCTTAACATATCAAGCAGCATGGTTAGAATCACAAGGAGAGCCTTATGCAAAAGCCTCTGCCATGTCCAAGCTTCTCTCGGGAGATACAGCGATGAAAGTGACAACAGAGGCTGTTCAAGTTTTTGGTGGCTATGGCTATACAAAAGATTATCCTGTGGAACGGTTTATGCGTGATGCGAAAATTACGCAAATTTATGAAGGAACTCAGGAAATTCAGCGACTTGTGATTTCACGGTATTTATAA